The Drosophila simulans strain w501 chromosome 3R, Prin_Dsim_3.1, whole genome shotgun sequence genome contains the following window.
GTAAAtaagtgaatttttttttttaagctggCTAAGGAGATAGCTGCCCCCCGTCGATTCCCGCGGTTCATTCAGCTCGTTGCAGTCATGACTTTCTTAGGCTGAATTGTTAAACggctattgttgttgtaatttccattttgccaGCTcatgtttaattgttttgcgGGTAATTTTGTACTTTTATGCTTTTGTTGTAAGCCACAAGTCAGAGTTTATTGTGTTAATGGCCGATTTTCGTGCTGACGACGCAACAGACTTTAATTGCACACCTTTGCAACATGCTCCAAAAAGCCGGGGGAGAAGTTCGAGAGAAGCATTTCAGAAACAACAGAAAATAATTGTAGAAACgatagcaaaatgaaaatatgaaaaaaccCAAGCCATCAAcgattaaatacaaaaaatcagACACTGCCAGCCACCCATggatttcacttttttatggCTTACTTTTGTTTCTTGGCGATTCGGGCCGTAAAACAATTCAATGCCAACTTCAAATGAGTTTATGGCAAAGCACACAAAGCCAAGACACATGAGAGAGATATCTTTTGGCCAGCCGAAAAGCAGCGAGTAGAAATACCAGAAACCAAGCTGGGGAACTACTAGTTTAGGTTTTGCTTTTGAATGGGATGATAGAAGAACATTGCAAATGCCTTTGTTTCAGCACTGCTGGGAAGACCCAGCAGCCATCGCAATCTGACTACGAATGCGAATCTGAGCCATGTGCTCAATAATGCTGATCGACCGGCAGACACTCACACAAATGCGATTCAGTCCGCACCCACTATTTTTGCTTTATATTAGTGTACATGGTTACGTATACATTTATGCATTCATCGTCAAACATTTATAATCAAGTATCCGAAAGGCAAGcgcaaaaaataaagtataaaaGTGTTTGCTTTATCGTCTGTACAATACTTCCTATATGTGTGGTGTACGAGTTTAGATGggaataaacatatatatatattgtatagtGTACATTGTATTTATgcaagcaaattaaatatggGAAAATGATGTAACGCTATTGGTTTTGGGCTCACAGATCGAGTGCCCGCCACATCAGAGATAATCAATTACAGGCGCCTGTGGCGCGTGCCGCCTTCTTTCAGAGTTTTTAGTGGCCcccagttgccagttggcagTTCCATTGACTGCGGATCCGATCGCGTTTTTTTGGGATCTGGGTTTCGGGGCAGTCGCCTCTTTCCCAGCTTCCATTGTCTCGGTTTCTCCTCGCCTTTGTCTGTCTGCCTTCAGCGCGTCGTCGGTTTcgtttttatgaaaatttatatGCACAGACGGAGTGAAAACAATTGCATTCACTGCATACTCTTCCTTAGGGTATTATACTTGAATGAAAATCGCCTCATTAATCTGTGCCCACCAATGAGCAAGCTTCTAAGCACTTTgcttattttaaagtttaagtaaCAAGCAgggttttttaaaattaatctaAATTGAGTAGATTTCCTAGTTAAAATCGCATTCAATTACTCACTCGTTGTTTGCTAGTTTCTCGTTGCTGCAATAGAATGCAGCGGACAGGGTTGACACACCACAAAGCAAAGCAATCTCGGATTATGCAACTCGATATGGCAATGCCTTGCGACACATCTGGCAACGCTATCGCCGTGCggtttctgtttatttttgaatCGCAACAAAAGCGACCTCGGCCCAAGAATCTCACTTTGCAGGAGAAAGAAAGTTGACACAATCGCAATCACAAAGACGAGACGACACGAGACGAgaaggaaaaaagaaacgaaatgaaaagaaaagaaagagaaGACCAGGAAGCGGCGGCGGAAAAATTGTGTGCAGTCAATGAATGAAAAAGAAGAGCAGTGCGGTAGATGCCAGACGAAAGAGTTGCAAGCACACACATGTGCGGGCATGAAAGCAAAGCAGAAACTTAAGACGTCTGTGTGGATTTTCCGTTTCGTTTGCGAGGCATTTTCCACCACCaagaaaataaggaaaacgTACCGTTACTTACGAGCTGCATGCGAGATGGGCGGCGAAGGGGGAAGGTGTGGAGATGGAAAGAAGTGTGTTAATTAACAAAGCAAAGTAGAGAGCAACTAACTACGAGGCATCCGGAAAGTAAACCGAAGAAAACCGTATTTCCATTTCGCTTTGATCACCTTTGCAAATCCAATTGGAATTTCCGAATGCATTTAGAGCGTAATAAATCATGCAGCGAGTCTTAACgaagttttcaattatttatggccaaagaGTTATTTGAAAAGTGAggaaataccaaaaaaaaaacctcattactgtttttattttttttttttgccaataaGATCGCGAGTTACGAAATGTATTTgccattaaagtttttatttcaaagTATACATAAAAGTTGTTTATTATAGAAACACCTCTTCGTGGTCTATGTTATCTTTTGGAATGATTGAGTAGCCATTTGAAGCCATTAAAGACCCGCAAACTTGACTTTACAGCTCTTACACTCCGTTGTtggaaaacaaatgcaaatagtGCTGCAAATTGCGATTTAAACGATACTTTCGCAGCCCGTTAATCGATAAACACCAAGCCCCCTCGATCACCTGCGATTAAACGTGATGCGCAGGCAAATCccacccactccactccactccactcgtCGCTATCTTATCTAATCGAAGTGCCAGCCACAGATACAGACAATACAATATCTTCCCGGCTATTGAGCACtcgaaaacaaacataaacatCCGAGGCCCTTCTGCCCACAGACGAGACGAGACCAGACCAAACCAGACAtctgtttgccatttgattCGATTCCGAGAGTGGAGGAGCCCCCTCAACACCCGACACAAGTCTCGACACTGACCTCCAGCACCAGGTAACCGAGGTCGCACAAATACACACCGCACATAGTCATGTATAGCCATATAGGGTGTTTGCCTTTGATTTAATGGATTTGCGTGTAAATTGCTTCTAATTCCATTTTTCCTACTCTTGAGCACAAATAGAAATCTGGCGACGGCAATCAAAATGTCAAACGGATTGACTGATTGACGAGCGATCGGGAGGAAAACTGGATGAGGGGCACGAAACGCGCTCCATCGGTGGCGATTTATTTTTGGAGGCTAGGGTCTAGCGGTTCACATTTAccatgtacacacatacatattccAGACACCCGAATTTAGGGGGGCTCTCAAAATAGAAACAGACGAACTTGTGTGCAAGGGACAATTCGCTTCCAGAGCAACATGAGTTCACCTCACGGAAAAGTTCAATAAACACTTAATATTATAACATTTTGGATAATAAACAAATCTAATATGATACGACAAAATGTATAGGCTAATCCAGGTTGTGCATTTTGTAAGTTATTTATCAGGTTGCATCATGAATGTACCTTGAATGGGATCTGAAAGATCCGCCTTAGCTAGTTCCAACTGTAAGTTGGATGGCTAAGAATAGACTGCTCCTCCAATCGCTGGAGCTTTGACATTGTTTTCTCGAGTGATTTTCCACAGCAAGATAGCGAGGGGGATTTCCCCGCTGCGAGCGGAACAGAATAGATCCCAAATTACCAGGCGCAGATACATAAATTagttggctttggctttagctGCTTTTGCTTGTAATTTGCAACACGAACGGACTGGCgccatatttgtttttgttgttactttgggcatgtgcatgtgcatgtggcCGCGTGCATGTGTTGGTGAGTGTTTCCAATTTGAATTGAGAGTGCAGCTTGCACACACGTATtgtgcaaaaaaacaaaaatgtaaaaacaaCACGCCGAGATGCAGTTGCTGCAACGTCAGCGAATTCGAATTAATCATCGGAAACGAAATGCGGTTAAAACCCAGCTGGCTAACagggtgcgagcgagagggcgcTAGCCTATAATGAGAATGAGCCAGGGCCAAAGGCTGACGTCACAACGGCACAGTTAaaacacacactggcacattTGACACCATTtgttgctctctctctctctatcggGCTCTGCTcactattttaattaattgcgctgcgctctctctcttgttgttgttgtttggttttgttttagtgATAAGAGGGCACTACTAATCGGGTTATCGTTCATCATTTATGCGAAAATAggagcagaaaacaaaaactgtaCCTTGGGTTTGTTTAGCCAGCGTTTAAACGTGTCCATCGCAGGAGGTTGTTTCcttccagctgcagctccacaGTTGTTGCTCTGCCTCCTcccctcctgctcctgctactCGTCTTCTCCTCTTCCGCTGCTCTTTCTTGTTGTCCTTGCTCTcgcgcacacaaacacacgcactcacTCACTTACTCACTCGCACTGTACACCAACACTAGCGCGTAcgagccaaacaaaacaaagaaaaatgcaatttgtttggcaactGCTAAATGCACATTACTGATTTTAACACTTATTgtgaattttgtttaaatgccTTGGCCTCTTCGCACTTTGCTTttctgccttttgttgttctcCTATATCttattttcttgctttttcacttttcgtgCTCCTCACACGCGTGACTCTACGGTCTCATTAGGTGGAGCTGCATTTCCCTCGCGGAAACTGCGTCGGTTGTCCTGTGGCGGCCTGCAGGGGCAGTGCGTCAAAGCGGAGGCTGACCACTCGAATGTCGGGCGACTCGGATTGCAAACTTTTCCATTAAACTCGCGCAGCACTCATCCGCCCTTCGCGTTGCGATGCGATTTCCGTCGACAGCGGAGCGTCCGTGCGTTCGCagcaaagtttttttttcgattaaTGTGACCAGTCGGCGGGGTCTGCGATTAGAACTGCCAAGAGTGTGGCGCTCTACGGTTCGCGGGAAAATGTCGCGGACTCGTAAAAATATTCTACACCGTTCACACTAGCAATGCGATGCTGTTGTATGTTCTGGATTTTCAATGTTTGACATAAGCTTATAcctaattacatttttctttgatGGGTATTTGCTAAAATCTGCTTAAGGATTTGCAGTAAGTATCAAAGTTCTACCTCCGTATGTAATTACTTCATAGCGtagttaaattaataaattagaatGAGTACAAACATTTACCGCTCGAAATGCTTCAAATTTACTCAAAGTTCGAAAGTGAACTAAATTTTAGGCCAACAGGTTCGCTTCCCCACTGCTTGTCCGTTCGAAGAGGTTCGAGTGCGCACTGTTCGCCAGCGGAGTTCCGCACCCTGCACTCGCCTCCCACATCTGCCATTTTTTAGTGCCATTCAAGTTTCGCTGGCTTTTTCACGTCGCCTGGTCACTAGTGTCGTTTTTGTAAGTTGTTGGGGTGGGTTAAAACCCGCGCGCAGAGCTATAATTTTATTCCTGGAAAATCGTCGTTGGCGCTGACCGCGTCGCACTGCAAACTTACCGTACGCAAACGAAAGTATTAGCCCTTTGTAGCTGGACAACTGTCAAACGGATTTGACTGACACAAGAGCAGTGATATTAGCAGCGCAACGGAAAGCAATTATACGACATAAAAATGTTCTCACGACCCAGgtaagcttttttttttcgtttgtctTTTTATGCAAGGACTCGCCTCAAAGGATTTGTGAGCgtgtttgtgcgtgtgtgcctcGGTCTTGAATTATGTAAGAATTTGCGATGCGGGAGGAGCAACTGCCCCAGCTGGTAGCCCAGTGACCTAGTCACTCGGATCAGACGAGCGGCCGCCAAGGCGTCCgtgtatatatacaatatattcaCATAGTATATCATCCCATTccccttctctttttttgttcCTCCTTTTGCTGCGCAGCTTTCGTTTTCACTGGGAAGCGCTatgtgcgagcgagagagggaTTCCGATTGGGAATCGCACATGGCCTGGCATTGACCCTTTGGCTTCCCTCCCTTTCTCGCACTTGCTGGTCCCGTTCGGCGAACAGCTGTTTTCagaattttcacttttcccttGCAATTGCATAAGCGTTTTCGAACTTGCATGTCTTCGTTTTTTTGGCTGGCAAACAAGAAACAGCTGAAAAAATCAATGGgctgcagagagagaaaagcgGTGGTACGTATCATAATTATATGTGCTTTATTCGTATGAATTTTCTATGATTCATAGCTGGATAGGAagtacaaatacaaatgtattCTATTGTTTAGCAGTTTcctaagaaaaaaaaacaactaatgGAAAGTTCCTCATACTTTTACAatcgaaaacaatttgtttccTGTGTAGCGAAAACACAACACCTTCAATaccatggacatggacatatATTCGAAAGATGGTCTGGCGGAATTCTAAATTTAGTGCATATACCGAAAAAATGTGTGCTTTGTATCGCCACTGTCAGCGTTTTTCGTTGCCAAGTTCATCAAGAATGTTTTCAGCTGGCCCGCTATCTTGCCTCTCGTTCCCACGCAAACCGTTAGCCAGAAATTTGGCTAGCAAAAAGAGGAAAGACGTAAAGAGTTTAATGAACTTGGCCAGCTTTTGCCTTCAGACTCCAGTTCTTAGGGGGAATGTTCTTAGGGCTTTTCGGACCCTAAAAATAACTATTGGTAGCACTTGGCGATATAGAGGGTATCATTTACGACACGCACTTATTCCGTGTATTTGGCTCAGATATGCGAAATTGTTTAGCACTCGACGTTGTGGGGGCTCATGTGAGTGCCAttcaaataaatggaaaaaattgACGAGTGATAGCGTGTTACCTAAACGATAATTATCAACCCAAAGTGCTCGCCTTTTGTCGGCGTAAGGGATCTCGGGGTTTCCAGCCCGGCGCACGTCACTAACCGGTTCCAACTTGACCAAAATCCAACAGCGACACTGATATCGACCCTCTGccaatcccattcccattccccgcGAGCATGATTCCATCAATGAACCGCAAACACAAATTAGTCACACGCCTCTGTCCCGCGACATTTGCCTCTCTCGTAATTAGCACCATCTATTCGAACTGCCAGCtagcaaaaaccaaacagcAGGGGTCAAAATTATAGGGCAGCTTATAAAATATGATCTTCGCCTGGCACTTCGATCACAGTTACAGTGTTGAATAATCAGAAcctgtttttaattaaattggggtccataatttatttttgtaagctCTCCACTACGAGTTGTTAGTTTCGCAATCTTATCTTGGGGCATTACGCTTCAAGAacagaaaaacattttcaagttCAATGATCCAATTGGTTTTGTAATTCATTAAATTGATACGATCACAAGGAAGTGGCCAGAAAATTAGCTACTTTAGCTGTCCTTAAgaagaataaataataatgctCTTCAGTCCAAGCGGTAAAACAGAACTTGTAGTTTTTAAATAGTTCTTATagtaaagaaattaaataagttatttaaaagtgGATTAGATGCTAGAGTTATGGCCGCGGCTGTGCATAGATTTTTATCGTGATGTTGCCAGGCCATCCATCCCCCTTATCGCTGGCGCTTTGGATTCCGGGGGACAGCTGTAAACAATGCGGCTTAGTTTCcttcttttctgcttttcattttatattttggcgTGCCCAGCGCGGtgataaacaaaaagcagctGACGTCGACCTTGGGCACGGCGTTTTTATTccataaatatgtacatatgtgtgtgtttgtgggtgaACAGGGGGCCCCCCCAGTGGCAATGTCAAGAATGACAGTGGGCCCACCTCAAAGTCAAGGGTTCCCAGGGGGTTCTCCAATTGCCACGCTGATAAAGTGATTCACGTAATGcacttttgcaatttgcagcTTATGTGGAACTGTGGGCAAATTGTGCCGATGCGGCACTTCAGCAACAGGAAAGACTgctgtggcagcagcaacagttccCACCGCTCGCCACTACCATGAGGTGGTGGGCGATATCATCTGCCCGTCTCAGGTGCGCGGCATAGATCACATCCGTGATCCGCGACTCAACAAGGTAAGGAGCACTAAATTAATTGTGTGGCCCGTAAGTTTTGTATAAacaaatgcttttatttttaagggcCTGGCCTTTACGCTGGAGGAGCGCCAAACTCTGGGCATCCATGGACTGCAGCCAGCGCGTTTCAAGACGCaagaggagcagctgcagctctgCAAGATCGCCGTGAACCGCTACACGGAGCCACTGAacaagtatctgtatctgagcgATCTGTACGATCGCAATGAGCGTCTGTTCTTCCGATTCCTGTCGGAGAACATCGAGGATCTGATGCCCATTGTGTACACGCCGACGGTGGGCTTGGCCTGCCAGCGCTTTGGCCTGATCTACAGACGTCCTCATGGTCTGTTTATCACCTACAACGATCGCGGACACATCTTTGATGTGATGAAGAACTGGCCGGAGCCGAATGTGCGTGCCATCTGTGTGACGGATGGCGAGCGCATCCTGGGACTGGGAGATTTGGGAGCCTGCGGCATGGGCATTCCCGTGGGCAAGCTGGCCTTGTACACGGCTCTGGCCGGAATCAAGCCCCATCAGTGCCTGCCCATTGTGGTGGATGTGGGCACCAACAACATCGATCTGCTGGAGGATCCCCTGTACGTGGGTCTGCGTCAGAAGCGAGTGGTTGGTCGGGAGTACGACGACTTTATTGACGAGTTCATGGAAGCCGTGGTGCAGCGCTATGGCCAGAACACTCTGATCCAATTCGAGGACTTTGGCAACCACAATGCATTTAGGTTCCTGGACAAGTACCGCAACACCTACTGCACCTTCAACGACGACATCCAGGGCACCGCCTCCGTGGCCGTAGCTGGGCTCTATGCCTCCAAGCGTATTACGGGCAAGTCCTTCAAGGACTACACTTTCCTGTTCGCAGGAGCCGGTGAGGCCGCCATCGGCATCGCCGATCTCACGGTCAAGGCCATGGTGCAGGATGGTGTGCCCATCGAGGAGGCCTACAACAGAATTTACATGGTCGATATCGATGGTCTTCTGACCAAGAGCCGCAAGGTGGGCAACCTGGATGGCCACAAAATCCACTACGCCAAGGACATCAATCCGATGTCAGATCTCGCCGAGATTGTCTCCACCATCAAGCCCAGTGTATGTTATAACAATTGTTATTTCTGATAATCTTGTGATAATCTTTAACTGATCAACAGGTGCTTATTGGTGCCTCGGCTGCTGCCGGCATTTTCACACCGGAGATCCTGCGCACCATGGCGGATAACAACGAGAGGCCCGTGGTGTTCGCCTTGTCCAATCCCACCAGCAAGGCAGAATGCACTGCCGAAGATGCTTACAAGCACACGGATGTGAGTTATTTGAATTGGAAAATACAATGACCAACTAATGAGATGATTGAAATGCACAGGCTCGCGTGATCTTCTCGTCGGGCTCTCCCTTCCCACCGGTCCAGATCGGTGACAAGACCTTCTACCCTGGCCAGGGTAACAACGCCTACATCTTCCCAGGTGTTGGCTTGGGCGTGATCTGCACGGGTACTCACCACATACCCGACGAAATGTTCCTCATCGCCGCCCAGGAGTTGGCCAACTTCGTGGAGCCCAGCGACATTGAGCGCGGATCGCTGTATCCTCCGCTGTCGAGCATCCGCAACGTGTCCATGAACATTGCCGTTGGCGTGACCAAATGTGCCTACGATAGAGGTAAGATACCAATAGCATACCAATCTTGGTGGAATAGAAAATATGactaatttgttttatttttgtaggcTTAGCATCCACCTACCCGGAGCCACAGGACAAGCGCAAGTGGCTGGAGAACCAGCTGTACAACTTCAACTACGAGAGCTCGATGCCCGCTTCCTGGGTTTGGCCGCGGATGCCCTACATTAAGACTCGTGATTTAGTCCCCACAAAGCTCTAtggaaaacaaagtgaaaattaatttcttctttattttattctaGGCGAAGAAAGCCCGCTCATTGCCGCCatcaaataaaatagcattaaTGCGTTCAACTGGTTGATGGCACCGTTCTGTTTTGCATCTAACACACTCTACTACTTCCAAGCGTACACCATCAGCACCAAGCAACAAAACAACCAACCGACTACTAACTACCCTAGACTAGATAAATTTCCAGTGCTCACTCTTTTTTAATGTTTGTCGATCGATCCGTTGGCACCGACAGTCGAACTCAGCCGCAACTAAGAAATgattaaaatgttgttaatattaaataattataacacTTAACAAGCTGCGGAACCAAGGGATCGGTTcttaaatgtattttcaaattgtttaatagtattatgtatgtatgccatgtttttatatatgtaaaaattatcatgttattaattttgtgATACCGAATCGAACGATACCAAATGACGACATTGACTTGACGACTGTGACGGTGACTACGCCTCCGAAAAAGCAATTACGCAGTATTCTATTCTATGCTATCACTATCCTATCTGTATTTAATCTATGCTATGTTTATGGTTTGCTGTAACTTAAACACCCGATTGGCTTCGCAATTCCATTCCTCGCCGCTTGCCATAACTATCCCGCATTATCAGTGTACCCCAGCTTCCGATATGATCTGCTCTgtctactactactactactactaactCTGACGGCGGCATCAAGCGAGCTCTGAA
Protein-coding sequences here:
- the LOC6729834 gene encoding NADP-dependent malic enzyme isoform X1, which codes for MFSRPSLCGTVGKLCRCGTSATGKTAVAAATVPTARHYHEVVGDIICPSQVRGIDHIRDPRLNKGLAFTLEERQTLGIHGLQPARFKTQEEQLQLCKIAVNRYTEPLNKYLYLSDLYDRNERLFFRFLSENIEDLMPIVYTPTVGLACQRFGLIYRRPHGLFITYNDRGHIFDVMKNWPEPNVRAICVTDGERILGLGDLGACGMGIPVGKLALYTALAGIKPHQCLPIVVDVGTNNIDLLEDPLYVGLRQKRVVGREYDDFIDEFMEAVVQRYGQNTLIQFEDFGNHNAFRFLDKYRNTYCTFNDDIQGTASVAVAGLYASKRITGKSFKDYTFLFAGAGEAAIGIADLTVKAMVQDGVPIEEAYNRIYMVDIDGLLTKSRKVGNLDGHKIHYAKDINPMSDLAEIVSTIKPSVLIGASAAAGIFTPEILRTMADNNERPVVFALSNPTSKAECTAEDAYKHTDARVIFSSGSPFPPVQIGDKTFYPGQGNNAYIFPGVGLGVICTGTHHIPDEMFLIAAQELANFVEPSDIERGSLYPPLSSIRNVSMNIAVGVTKCAYDRGLASTYPEPQDKRKWLENQLYNFNYESSMPASWVWPRMPYIKTRDLVPTKLYGKQKSEEVM
- the LOC6729834 gene encoding NADP-dependent malic enzyme isoform X2 gives rise to the protein MFSRPSLCGTVGKLCRCGTSATGKTAVAAATVPTARHYHEVVGDIICPSQVRGIDHIRDPRLNKGLAFTLEERQTLGIHGLQPARFKTQEEQLQLCKIAVNRYTEPLNKYLYLSDLYDRNERLFFRFLSENIEDLMPIVYTPTVGLACQRFGLIYRRPHGLFITYNDRGHIFDVMKNWPEPNVRAICVTDGERILGLGDLGACGMGIPVGKLALYTALAGIKPHQCLPIVVDVGTNNIDLLEDPLYVGLRQKRVVGREYDDFIDEFMEAVVQRYGQNTLIQFEDFGNHNAFRFLDKYRNTYCTFNDDIQGTASVAVAGLYASKRITGKSFKDYTFLFAGAGEAAIGIADLTVKAMVQDGVPIEEAYNRIYMVDIDGLLTKSRKVGNLDGHKIHYAKDINPMSDLAEIVSTIKPSVLIGASAAAGIFTPEILRTMADNNERPVVFALSNPTSKAECTAEDAYKHTDARVIFSSGSPFPPVQIGDKTFYPGQGNNAYIFPGVGLGVICTGTHHIPDEMFLIAAQELANFVEPSDIERGSLYPPLSSIRNVSMNIAVGVTKCAYDRGLASTYPEPQDKRKWLENQLYNFNYESSMPASWVWPRMPYIKTREESPLIAAIK